In the Choloepus didactylus isolate mChoDid1 chromosome 3, mChoDid1.pri, whole genome shotgun sequence genome, TGATTTTTCAAGAGATTAAGTTTATTTTGCTCTTGCTCACTAAGATCTTCTTCAGCTGTAGCTGCATCTTTTTTAAGCCTTTTGTGTCTTTCAAACATTCTGTAAGGAGTTGGGTTGCAAATAGGAAACTTCAAAAGGTTTAATGTAGTACCTGAAATATCAAAGAATAAGTATGTTTTTATAAACACTGTACCGAAAAAGGGATTAAAGGGATGGAAAACAGTTTTGAGGAGCTACAATGTGTTAAGTATTGTGAATTATCTCACTTAACCCTCGACACAACCCTCTAtaaaattattctcattttacagatgacgaaACAGCCTCAGCAACTGGCTCAACAAGCTAAACCAAGATTTGAATCCTAGTTCCATTTTCACAATGCTACCATTCGGTATAAAAGCACTTCTGTGTATAATTCAACCAAACtgcaagacagagaagaaaaacaacGTACCAAAGTTAAAACTTTGGTTTCAAACGAACAAATGGGACAGTTAGTATCACACTAGAGTGCAAGTGTTAAATTTCTGTGTCAAAGTCGACATTTCTTCTCAAAAAGCCACATATCATATTGCATTAGTGAGTTATTCAAATGTTAAACGTGCATAGCATATTGATCCATGAATAAACTCAAGAGATGGGAGTAGGATTGAGGGATGAAGGGAGATTCATAGAATAAAAGGAGGCACGACTTTTGAGAAACAGTCAACTAGAAGGCTACAGGGAAACCTCCAAGAGGGCAGAAACTTTGCATTGTTTCCTAGTTAATCTCCAGTTTCTACAACAGTGACTGGCACATGGAAGTGCTCCATAAGTATTTCCATTAGAAaattactgaaatatatatatggaatcTCCAGGGAATAAGCTGACTCAGACGAGAAACTTGTGTTCAAAGGAGAGAATTTTACAAGGAAAGACTCCAGGCACCCCCTGGTGGACATTATGGAGGGATGTAATCCAAGCCTCAGAAAACAAAGGGCCGAGCCTCTTAAGGCTCACCTGGCCATGGGGAAATAGTGGCTCTGTCGATGGCTTCGGCACCCTTGGCGGTACAGTAGTCAGACTCCAGGAGCGTGTTGAAGAGAGTGGACTTGCCGGCGTTGGTAGCGCCTACCAGGTAGACATCGCCGCGGTAGCGCCAGGAGCGCTGAAGCGCGGAGATCAACTCTTCCACCCCGTAGCCTGTCTTGGCGCTGATCAGCCGCACGTCCCGGAGCACTGTGCGGTGCCGGGCCGGCGGATTCGGATTCGCCGCCAGGTCCCGAGACCCGTCCCCGCCGGGGTCCTGTTGCCCTTGGTGGCCAGGCGAAGGCAGGAGCCCGGCGCGGACACAGTCGTCCCACAGCCGATCCCGGAGCCGCCGGCGGTAGCCGGAAGCGTCCtgaggcagcaagtccaccttgTTCCCCAGCACGATCACCTGCTTGGGGCCCACCAAGGCTGGCAGGTCCGGCAGCAGGGCGTCAGGCAGGTCCAGTAGATCTACCATGTAGAGCACCAGGGCCGGCCCGGGCCGCCGCAGCGCGGCGCTCACCAGCTCCAGGTACTGTTCGCGGCTCACCTGCAGGCGCAGGGCGCGCCGGTGGTGCACCAGCAGCCAGCAGCGCAGGCACACGGTCCCCGTCAGCCCGCCGTCCGCCTCCGACGCCGATCTGAGGAACTTCTTGCTGGGCAGGTAGCCAGGCACGCTGGGATCCTGGCAATGCAGCTCCGCCCCGCAGCCCGAGCAGCTAATGCCGCTGGACGGGACCGTGGGGTCTGGGTTCCCCATCACTGCGTGCTCCCGATATCTGGCCCGTAGCTTCTGCTGCCGCCGTTGCTCGCCCCGCCGCTGCCTCTgccgctcctcctcctcctgcggCTGCTGTAGTTCCTGCAGCAGCTCTCCGGGGGTCGGCTCAGGCTTTGGCTCCGGGATGTACTCGGGGAACAGAAAACGCTCCTCCATGTCGGTATTTCGTCGGTAGTCCCCAGTCGCCGTCTGGCCATGAGGAGGCTCACGTCCCAGGTAGGAAGAGTGCTGGAAGAAGGAAGCGGCCGCACATCTCCTCTCGGGAAGGGGCTCCCGGAGGCCATGGCGCACAACGGCGGGGACAGATCCCCACAGTAAAGGCCACGGAAGTCGGCGGCTTAGGAGTGCTGGCAGCATGAGGAACACTGCCCTCCGGCAAAGAGGCGGGGCCACGTGCGCGCACGCGCACTGGGGTCCGGAGACAAAAGCCCAAGGGCGCTTGGGAGCTGTCAGTTGTTGCACGCCTCACACGGCCCCTCCTTCGGCGTCTGATCCCGTGAATTCTCGCGATTGAGGACTCTAAGGCCTGAGAGCTAGCGTAACGCTACGGCAATTGTTCCCGGGCCTTAAGTACTGAACTAGTCCGGCAGAAGATAATAATGAGCGCTTTGGGTTTGTTCATTGTCAAGCTTCTTCAGTGCGCCACCGCTGGCAAACCTCACCCTTAGTAAGTCACATTTTTGAAAAGCTTCGTAATTTTTGGTCTTTAGAAGTGCAAAAAATAGAGGTGCAGACTCAGCCACAATTAAAACCTTTTATTAAAAcatctttttggctttttttCAGGAGTAAAAAAAGTATAACaacagtgaaaaaacaaaaagctgcCCCCAAATCTTTCGCGGGCTGGAGCCTTCACGCTGACGACTACTACCAAGCTGTAGGAGCTGTCCTCGCAATCAGCCATCAGCGGCATCAGCTCAAAACTTACGCGTGCGCAAATCTAATACTGGACAAACCGTATAGCCAACCATTTGCGCAGGCGCAGTCCTATCATTGGCTTCTTTGTAGGCGGGCCTTAGGCGTAAGACGCAGAGTATTCTGGGACAGCTGTAGACGGAAGTCACTTGGTCTGCATCTCCGGTTGCTGCCTGCTGCTGcggtactttctgtctctgatttCTAGAAGTTAGGAGCTTGGGAACCGGT is a window encoding:
- the NOA1 gene encoding nitric oxide-associated protein 1 is translated as MLPALLSRRLPWPLLWGSVPAVVRHGLREPLPERRCAAASFFQHSSYLGREPPHGQTATGDYRRNTDMEERFLFPEYIPEPKPEPTPGELLQELQQPQEEEERQRQRRGEQRRQQKLRARYREHAVMGNPDPTVPSSGISCSGCGAELHCQDPSVPGYLPSKKFLRSASEADGGLTGTVCLRCWLLVHHRRALRLQVSREQYLELVSAALRRPGPALVLYMVDLLDLPDALLPDLPALVGPKQVIVLGNKVDLLPQDASGYRRRLRDRLWDDCVRAGLLPSPGHQGQQDPGGDGSRDLAANPNPPARHRTVLRDVRLISAKTGYGVEELISALQRSWRYRGDVYLVGATNAGKSTLFNTLLESDYCTAKGAEAIDRATISPWPGTTLNLLKFPICNPTPYRMFERHKRLKKDAATAEEDLSEQEQNKLNLLKNHGYVVGRVGRTFLYSKEQKDEAAFEFDADSLAFDMENEPVLVADKSTKKVELTPQEVKDAHWFYDTPGITKENCILNLLTEKEVNIVLPTQSIIPRTFVLKPGSVLFLGAIGRIDFLQGNHSAWFTVVASKFLPVHITSLDRADAIYHKHAGHTLLQVPMGGERMAEFPPLVAEDITLEEGLGESEAVADIKFSSAGWVAVTPQFKDRLHLRGYTPQGTVLTVRPPLLPYIVNIKGERIKKSVAYKTKRPPSLVYNLRKKK